The proteins below come from a single Phoenix dactylifera cultivar Barhee BC4 unplaced genomic scaffold, palm_55x_up_171113_PBpolish2nd_filt_p 001260F, whole genome shotgun sequence genomic window:
- the LOC120108294 gene encoding LOB domain-containing protein 18-like — MSGSTSSGVGGSSGGGGGGGGGGGGPCGACKFLRRKCVSGCIFAPYFDSEQGAAHFAAVHKVFGASNVSKLLLHIPAHKRLDAVVTICYEAQARLRDPVYGCVAHIFALQQQVVNLQAELSYLQAHLATLELPSPPPPPPPLQLAAPPPFSISNLPSSSNLPATVDLSTLFDPQVQPHWSLQQQQQQHQRAMEPRQQLGPGSRSLGESSGGGSGDLQALARELLDRHRTATTEPPPLSK; from the exons ATGAGTGGCAGTACGAGCAGTGGTGTGGGTGGAAGCAGTGGTGGAGGTGGAGGTGGAGGTGGTGGCGGTGGTGGGCCTTGCGGGGCTTGTAAGTTCTTGAGGAGGAAGTGCGTGAGTGGGTGCATATTTGCACCGTACTTCGATTCGGAGCAAGGGGCGGCGCACTTCGCAGCGGTGCACAAGGTGTTCGGAGCTAGCAACGTGTCCAAGCTCCTCCTCCACATCCCCGCCCACAAGCGCCTCGACGCCGTTGTCACCATCTGCTACGAGGCCCAGGCTCGTCTCCGCGACCCCGTCTACGGCTGCGTCGCCCACATCTTCGCCCTCCAACAACag GTGGTGAACCTACAGGCGGAGCTGTCCTACTTGCAGGCCCACCTCGCGACACTCGAGCTACCATCCCCTCCGCCTCCGCCCCCTCCGCTGCAGCTCGCCGCACCGCCCCCCTTCTCGATATCTAACCTCCCTTCATCATCAAATCTCCCTGCCACTGTCGACCTCTCCACTCTTTTTGATCCTCAAGTGCAGCCCCACTGGTCCCttcaacagcagcagcagcagcaccagCGGGCCATGGAGCCCCGGCAGCAGCTCGGCCCTGGAAGCAGAAGCCTTGGCGAGAGCTCGGGAGGCGGCAGCGGGGACCTGCAGGCCCTGGCAAGGGAGCTCCTCGACCGGCACAGGACGGCCACAACCGAGCCCCCTCCCCTCTCTAAATGA